A region of Gloeomargarita sp. SKYB120 DNA encodes the following proteins:
- the lpxB gene encoding lipid-A-disaccharide synthase, whose translation MPRILISTGEVSGDLQGALLVQALRQLRPDVDIWAIGGPRMAQAGAQLLADTTQMGSIGLIEHLPFVLPTLQLLSRLRRQLASQPPDVVVLIDYVGFNLPLARLCKPWGCPLVYYIAPQEWVWPTSHTSRIVRLIDHLLAVFPQEADYYRKAGVARVEWVGHPLVDVFSQAESRQAARQALGIDSAQKMVVLLPASRRQELRYLWPVLAETARQLQQQHPDLAFWIPVALPQYQARLQGEVQRYGLQAKVVQNNARRVMAAADLALTKSGTVNLELALLGVPQLVIYRVSPVTAWLARHVLQFQIEFMSPVNLIAQQALVPEFLQEQARPEHLLPVALDYLQNPDPVRQRYQPLRQALGPPGAVQRAAQVILTYCR comes from the coding sequence ATGCCCAGGATTCTGATTAGCACCGGCGAAGTGTCGGGTGACTTGCAGGGAGCGCTGCTAGTCCAAGCACTCCGGCAATTGCGTCCTGATGTGGATATCTGGGCGATTGGCGGTCCCCGTATGGCCCAAGCCGGCGCTCAGTTACTGGCCGACACCACACAAATGGGTTCCATTGGCCTGATTGAGCATTTGCCCTTTGTACTCCCAACGCTACAGTTACTATCTCGTCTGCGGCGACAATTGGCGTCCCAACCCCCCGATGTGGTGGTGTTGATTGACTACGTGGGGTTCAACTTGCCCTTGGCCCGCCTGTGTAAACCGTGGGGGTGCCCGCTTGTTTACTACATTGCCCCTCAGGAATGGGTCTGGCCCACCAGTCACACATCCCGGATTGTGCGGTTGATTGACCATCTGCTGGCGGTGTTTCCCCAGGAGGCGGACTACTACCGGAAAGCCGGCGTGGCGCGGGTGGAATGGGTGGGGCATCCGCTGGTGGATGTTTTTTCCCAGGCCGAATCCCGCCAGGCAGCCCGGCAAGCGCTGGGGATAGACTCGGCGCAAAAAATGGTGGTGTTACTCCCGGCGTCCCGGCGGCAAGAGTTGCGCTATCTCTGGCCGGTGCTAGCAGAAACGGCGCGGCAATTGCAACAGCAGCATCCTGACCTGGCGTTTTGGATTCCCGTGGCGCTACCCCAGTACCAGGCCCGACTCCAAGGGGAGGTTCAGCGCTACGGCCTGCAGGCGAAAGTGGTGCAGAACAACGCCCGGCGGGTGATGGCGGCAGCCGACCTGGCCCTGACCAAATCAGGAACGGTGAACTTGGAGCTAGCACTGCTGGGGGTGCCCCAGCTCGTCATCTATCGAGTAAGTCCGGTGACGGCCTGGCTGGCGCGGCATGTTTTGCAATTTCAGATTGAATTTATGTCGCCGGTCAATCTCATAGCCCAGCAGGCCCTGGTGCCAGAATTTCTCCAGGAGCAGGCGCGGCCAGAACACCTGTTGCCCGTGGCCTTGGACTATCTCCAAAACCCCGACCCAGTGCGCCAACGGTATCAGCCATTGCGGCAAGCGCTGGGGCCGCCAGGGGCTGTCCAACGGGCCGCCCAGGTCATTCTCACCTACTGCCGGTGA